Proteins encoded together in one Salmo trutta chromosome 3, fSalTru1.1, whole genome shotgun sequence window:
- the LOC115164454 gene encoding chemokine-like receptor 1, whose product MMALTTTPLYPDIWTELSHNDSSPGNSTDDYEDYADEHAELRQSLNIMSLIVYCLAFVLGVLGNGLVIWVTGFKMKKTVNTVWFLNLAVADFLFTAFLPLSVSYTAMDFHWPFGKFMCKLNSTISFFNMFASVYILVVISMDRCVSVVHPVWAQNHRNIRKASCISLGVWLWALVLSSPYFVFRDIGASYKNKEIINCFYKFAFSDDYDTKEVAELQVFRHQAMVITRFLLGFVVPFAIIVTCYAVIIHRLKRNRNLASHSGRPFKIIAAVITAFFLCWAPYHIMALIEMVNNAAAEFSYTLDHVTTIGIPIATSLAFLNSCLNPLLYVFMGQDFKDKLRKSILTVLESAFTEEVSRSNHTYTTSGLTSRSKEKSYSDAEV is encoded by the coding sequence ATGATGGCCTTAACCACAACTCCTTTGTATCCTGACATCTGGACAGAGCTGTCTCACAATGACTCATCGCCAGGCAACTCGACAGACGACTATGAGGACTACGCTGACGAGCATGCAGAGCTCCGGCAGTCCCTCAACATCATGTCCCTCATCGTTTACTGCCTGGCCTTTGTGCTGGGGGTTCTGGGAAATGGACTTGTCATCTGGGTGACGGGATTTAAGATGAAGAAGACGGTCAACACGGTGTGGTTCCTCAACTTGGCTGTGGCCGACTTCCTTTTCACTGCGTTCCTGCCTCTAAGCGTATCCTACACAGCCATGGACTTTCACTGGCCTTTCGGCAAGTTCATGTGCAAGCTCAACTCCACGATCAGCTTCTTCAACATGTTCGCCAGCGTCTACATCCTGGTGGTCATCAGCATGGACAGGTGTGTGTCCGTGGTGCACCCTGTCTGGGCCCAGAACCACCGGAACATACGCAAGGCGTCCTGTATCAGTCTGGGTGTCTGGCTGTGGGCCCTGGTCCTCAGCTCCCCCTACTTTGTCTTCCGGGACATCGGGGCGTCCTACAAGAACAAAGAAATCATCAACTGCTTCTACAAATTTGCTTTCTCCGATGACTATGACACAAAGGAGGTGGCAGAGCTGCAAGTGTTCCGCCATCAGGCCATGGTCATCACCCGCTTCCTGCTGGGCTTCGTGGTGCCCTTCGCCATCATCGTCACTTGCTACGCCGTCATCATCCACCGGCTCAAGAGGAACCGCAACCTGGCCAGCCACTCCGGGCGGCCATTCAAGATCATCGCCGCTGTCATCACAGCTTTCTTCCTGTGCTGGGCCCCCTACCACATCATGGCCCTGATCGAGATGGTGAACAACGCAGCCGCTGAGTTCAGCTACACGTTAGACCACGTCACCACCATCGGGATCCCCATAGCCACCAGCCTGGCCTTCCTCAACAGCTGTCTGAACCCCCTGCTGTACGTGTTCATGGGCCAGGACTTCAAGGATAAGCTGCGCAAGTCCATTCTGACGGTTCTGGAGAGTGCCTTCACCGAGGAAGTGTCAAGGTCCAACCACACCTACACAACCTCTGGACTCACAAGCCGTAGCAAGGAGAAGTCCTATTCTGATGCTGAGGTATAG